A stretch of DNA from Lepus europaeus isolate LE1 chromosome 11, mLepTim1.pri, whole genome shotgun sequence:
ACCAGCAGTAGTAGCCACCTTAGCACGAACACAGTGTTAACCCTCTCAGGCCCTCGTGTCTGCCATAGCACGCATGCTCCTTCCTGTACATTTGAGAAAACACTGGATTTAAATAATTTgtaacttaatattttaatgtggattatttatttttgtttccccCCACACTCCAAGCTGCCATATTTTGATGGTGTGGAGTTTTATTCTACATTCTTTACCTTCCTAGATAATTATGTGTCAGTAGTTTTACCTTAACTTCATGATAAACTTTGAGTTAAAATATAATTGGACAGTAGTCTATTTATTGTTTCCCATTGCAACTTTGTCTcaataaatatatcaattttgtttttacaaatgtAAGGTTTTAAGTTTAAGCATTTGTAAAGTTATGGCAAAAGTTACAAATCTGTTAATACACAGAATGTGTACAGATTATTTATGTTATGAGAATAAAACACTCAAAGTAAATGGACTTTTAGCATCTCGAATTCCTTGGAAATAATTTTAGCATTAACAATTTCCTCCCAAGGCAGTGTCTCATTTGTTGGCTGAGCAGCTAATGTTGTGACATACCCATTAACAGAACAATCACTGTGCTGAACTTTGATTTATGTTTAGCTTCCggatatttttctaatattttgcttttttaagtgGTATCATTGTTAAATGCCATTTCTGTTTGGAGATCGTGACCCTTTATTACGGACTGCTGGGTCCTGGTGTACCTGTATTATCATAAAGTACCaaacagcagagagggagggaagaaggaaaaaacttTGCTGAAACAAATTGCTCAAATTATGtgtatttagaaaaagaaaaagaaaagggaacctGACCCAGGAGTGTAAGGTAAACCTGATGGTGTTAAAACAGAACTTGCAGGTGCAAGTTGTCCACATTCCACCCTCCAGAAATATTTTCCTATAGTGGATAAGCTGCTCACGTTTCATTTTGAATGGGCATCTCCTAAGGAAACGTATGTAGCATGACATGGGTACTAACTGCATGTGTAAATACATCATACTGGCAACcgtaaaatataaattatgtatcATCACTCGTGTAGTATCTACAAATTTGTAACAGTGGGGAAAAGATGACATGGTATTtaataatacaataaaaatattcttatcaCTTCCTGTCCATGAGTGTTGACTTGTCTTTTGTGTTTCATATATTCTCAGTCTTCCTCAGTAGGACTTTATAATTAATAGGGAAATGTAAAGCATAAACTAGGCTATCTTACCTAAtcatgaaaatgaatttaaattccCTTTTCAAGATATACTCCAACTTATCTCAGAGATCCTACCACACTCATTAAAAATGTACCTTTCAGAGTTCCTGTGCACTTAATtttatattacaaataaaaactaaaatgccTATGAAATCTGTAGAAAATAATCAACTAGATAAGGAGTCTCTTTGAGAGCAAGAAAACATAGTTTTCCATAGCCAAGGTGAGGAATTAGAAAAAGTAACTGCTTATGTGTTTCtcaagtgcttttttaaaaaatggatgccTAATATATGGTTGATATGTTTTTCAAAAgggattaaaaatacaaatagtgAATTAACTCCaaatttttttcatcttcagCCAACACtttcactattaaaaaaaaaaaagaaaatgctttattttctatTGATGCTGTTGGAAAAAGTATCTTTTTAGATTTAATGAATAGTAGAGATTCTTTGCCTTTGCCCAGTCTGTTCAGCCACATTTCAAAGGAGTATTTCATATTGCTCTTCTGCACCATTTGCAAAATGTCCTGTCTGTGTTCTGTTTAAATGGGTCATTAGAATCTAAGGTAGACCATCAGCATTTGGGGAGACAACAAATGGGGCTTTGAAAATGGGCCATGTTCAACAGGATTCTTAAGACAAACACAACAAAGCACAGTCTGTGTATATTTATTTGGTGGTAAGCATCTTACAAATATGAGCTGTCAGCCAGTGCACTCAGTGTCCCAAACTGGCTATTAGGGCATGAGTATAGAATGTACACTGAATATGGTTTACAAAGAAATTTCAAAACTAAGttgctgcttaaaagaaaatagtaaatacTGAGTGAATTGTGATTCAGTTCCACAGTGGCTTATAGGTGTTAACATCTTCCTTAAACTGAACATAGTTTTGTAAATAATACAGCGTAAAATTTACAACAGAAGCATTAAACAGTTGGGGTGAAACAATGAAACAACCAAACTTAAGGAGTCCTGCACTTCaaaaagctatttaaaagaaaggtttTAAATAGTTTCTTCCTCAACACTGCACacaaaacagctgaagatggcaaTATGGGAGTGTCTCAACCCCCTCCAGTAAAGGagcaccctccccacctccaaaCACTAACTCAAGAGTGGACCAGtacaaaaaattgtgaaaatgaaatgttccaagGGAGAGCCCTACACCTCCCAAATGCAGCAAATATGCTCTTACATTTCCTGCTATGGACACACGGCTTGAATCTGGTTCCCCTGTAAGTTTGGCACCAATCACATAATTCACAGAATATACAGTGTAAAATATCTGACCCTATGGAGACAGAAACTACATAGGTGCCTGTGAtggcaagagaggaaaaaaaaaaaaatggtgactaCCACTTTTGGTAGCCAGAACCCTCTGAAGAACCGAAACATGCACGCACTCACTGCGACTTTCCATAGGAATTACAAATCAGAATTTGTTAGGGACTCCGGAGTCTGGGGTAGAGGGGAAGGCGGGAAATGCTATGTCCGTGGGAAAGTGGGGGAGGACTTAAAGCTGAGGGTCTGACTGCGAATGTTGATTCCTTATACATACCTGCTCTAGAGAGAGCTCACACGTTGCTGCCCGCTCCTCTGGCGGAACACTGACTACTGGGAGTGTTAGGAGAGAAAACATGGGAAGTCAAGACAGTAAACTTGAAAGCCGAAGAAAGCCCCGCAGAAATCCTCATGATCTGTTTTCTCCATGGCCAACTTCGACATCTTCCACGTCTTTCagccttcaacagccaggccgCAGTGGCATCTGCAGCAGCAACACCTGCCGACTTTCCGAGGGGTGGCACTTGTTGATGTGCCGGGTGAGCCCCGGGGAGCTGAAAAAAGTGGACGGGCAGTGCTTGCACGAGAAAATCTGCTGAGGGCTCCCATCGGGCGCCCCGCCTGGGCCCGGCGCCTCAGCAGGAGCCCCGGCCAGAGCGGGCAGGAGCAGCTCCTCGCGGACAGCATGCCACAGCCGGTGCTTCTCCCTGATATCTGCAGACGGGAAGTGCGCCCCGCACAACGGGCAGGCGAAGGCCGGGGCGAGCGCGCGAACCGAGGCCGCCTCGTGAGTGCCCAGGTGTTTGCGCAGATAAGCTTGCCGACGAAACTTCTTGTGGCAGTATGGGCACACGAAGATCTCGGCGACCCCACCGCCACTGGCACCGCCCGGCCCGGGCACCCGGCGCCCCAGCACCCGCTCGGTGTAAGGGGCCTGCGGCAGCGACGGCTCCGGCTGCGCGAGCAGCGGGAGGCTCTGGCGCGGGGCGCTGTCCTGGTGCTGATCCTGCGCGGAGCTGTCCGCGGCCCTCGGGTGCTGATCCGCGGTCCGCTCTGCCCGGCTGTTCTCCTTCCCCTCCGCCAGGAAGGACTCTGCGGCCCCGGAGTTAGTGGAGGATGAAGGCGGGGGCAGCGGCGGCTTCCCGTCGGCGGAGGACACGGTGGCGTTTGCCACCACCGGACGCGGCTTGTGCCAGCGGCGATGGGAGGCGAGGTTCGCGGGGCAGCTGAAGACCTTGTCGCACTCGGGGCAGCGGTACTCGACGCGCACGATGCGGGAGCAGCGGTGCTGGGCCAACGCGAAGGGGTCTGCGTACTGCTCCTTGCACAGCTGGCAGATGAACTCCCCCAGCGGCGTGCGGCTGTCCCCCAGGCCCCGGGGCTGCGCGCCGGGTTCCTCCTCCTTGATCCTCAGGCCTAGGACAGGCGACGTGGTCACCTCATCAGCGAAGCTCAACTTCCTCATGGCCTTTGGCTTCTTGACTCCCGTGGCCGAGAGTCCGGACGCGCAACCCAGAGGTACTTTGGTGCGGCGCTTCAGGCCGTGCAGGGTGGCCGACAGGGGTGCGGGGTCCGGCTGGAGCGCGGGCTCTGGGAATGGTGCCCGCAGCGGCAGCAGGAACTGGTCCCCCGGGGTCGGTGCGGAGAaagcggccgcggcggcggcggcgcccccgGGGAAGGACTCGGCGGAGACGGGCGAGCTGAGGCAGCGCTCCAAGAAGGCCCGGCGCAGTTCGGCGCCCGCTGGCTtcgccgggctggggctgggcccggtACCCTCCCGGCCATCCGCCCTCCACTCTGTGCGTTCCCGTCCGCCCGCCCCCGGGCTCACCCCAGCCGCCCGACAGGGCGACCCCGACAGTGCCCAGGCTGCCTCCGCTGGCCCCTTTCCCGGCTCCTCCTGGCTGGGGGGCGCCtccggctcagccctgggcagagaggagctgggagTCCCCTCGGGAAAGGGCAGCACCACCTGGGGCCCCGGCAGAGGGAAGCCTCGCTCCGCCAGGCGCACCCGGTAAGAACCGCCTGTCCGTCTAGTTCGCTTCACCAGAAAGCCCCTCGGCATGGCGGGGTCAGCGGCGctggggggacctggaggagtAGGGGTGCGCGGGTGCCGAGCGCGGGCTGGCTCAGGAGCCACACGGGCGCCACTGCGGCGGTCATGCCCGTGCACACTTTATAGCTGAGACGCGCCTGGGGGGGCCCGCGGGCCGCCCCCCACCCGGGCCGCCCCCGCCAATCCGGAGTGCGAGCGGGCACGGGGGCGGGGctctcggggtggggggaggcgggcAGGACCCCGCCCCGCAGGAACTCCAGGCAACCACGCAGGAAGGTGAGAGCGCTGCTCTCCCAGCCTCGCGGCCCCTGGGGAAGCGGAGGCCGGGGAACCGGCAGGAGCGGGTCCGGCGCTCCGCCCGTGCCGAGCAAATGAGGCGCTGCGCCCGAGCGGCAGGGCGGCTCACCCAGCCACGCTGCGCCTCCACTTGACGGTGGGAGCCCGTCTGCCAGGCGCTATCGATCGGCGCCGCGCGCCTGTGATACTATGAGAATCCATCTGCCCAGAAGGGCTCTC
This window harbors:
- the INSM2 gene encoding insulinoma-associated protein 2; its protein translation is MPRGFLVKRTRRTGGSYRVRLAERGFPLPGPQVVLPFPEGTPSSSLPRAEPEAPPSQEEPGKGPAEAAWALSGSPCRAAGVSPGAGGRERTEWRADGREGTGPSPSPAKPAGAELRRAFLERCLSSPVSAESFPGGAAAAAAAFSAPTPGDQFLLPLRAPFPEPALQPDPAPLSATLHGLKRRTKVPLGCASGLSATGVKKPKAMRKLSFADEVTTSPVLGLRIKEEEPGAQPRGLGDSRTPLGEFICQLCKEQYADPFALAQHRCSRIVRVEYRCPECDKVFSCPANLASHRRWHKPRPVVANATVSSADGKPPLPPPSSSTNSGAAESFLAEGKENSRAERTADQHPRAADSSAQDQHQDSAPRQSLPLLAQPEPSLPQAPYTERVLGRRVPGPGGASGGGVAEIFVCPYCHKKFRRQAYLRKHLGTHEAASVRALAPAFACPLCGAHFPSADIREKHRLWHAVREELLLPALAGAPAEAPGPGGAPDGSPQQIFSCKHCPSTFFSSPGLTRHINKCHPSESRQVLLLQMPLRPGC